The genomic stretch ATATGTATTTTATCAAAAGCATCAGTTAAGGCATCAATTAACATACTATCTTGGAATTTAAGCTCTCCCATTCTAAATCCCTCTCTTACATCTCTTGGACTTACAAAGGGAGCCTGAGACATAACTTCTACTCCACCACAAATTACTAAATTTGATAATCCGCTCTTTATGTTTGAATAACCTGTCATAACAGATTTCATTCCACTTCCACATAAAATATTCAAAGAGTATGCTGGAACTTCAAATGGAATATTAGCTTTTATAGCTACTTGTCTTCCAACTCCTTGTCCTTGCCCTGCTGATAATATATTTCCCATAATTACTTCATCAAGTTCATGACCTTGTAAATTATTATTTTTTAATAGATCTTTAACTACAGTTGCACCTAAATCACTAGGAGATACTTTTCTTAAACTCCCTAAAAATGAACCAATTGCTGTTCTTTTTGCGTCGACAATATATATTTTACTCATGTTTCCTCCCAATAAAATTTAAAAAACTTTTTATTTCGAACCAATTCTCAATATATTAATACTACTTTTTAATTTTAAAGTCAATATAATTTTACAAAAAAATAAAAAAAGCTTGAATTTAATCAAGCTTTTTTATACCGTTTTTAAACAATAAACTCATATTTTTCAATAGTTTATCTATATCATTAATTTCTTTTGTAAAAAATATTTCGATTCCCATATAATGCTGAACACCTAAAAGAATATTAGAAATGATTCTATTCTCACTTATTGATAAACCATTTTTTTCTAAAGTATCTATATACAACCTCTCAATTTTATTTAAATAATCTATATATACATCAAAGTTAATAAATTCAACATCTCTTAGCAATTTATATTTATAACTCTCACTTTTATAATATTCGGAAAATATATATAAATACATTGTGTGTAATTTGTTTATATCTAATTCGTTATCATAATTGTCTTTTATTAAAAATAGAATTTCTTTTTTCAATTTCTCCACTATCTCAATTAAAAAATCCTCTTTACTTTGAAAAAAACTATAAAATGTACCAATAGAATAATCTAATTTCTTAGTAATATCTTTTATTTTTACATCATGATACTCTTCTAATCCAAAGAGCTTTTCACCTTTTTCTAAAAATTTATGTTTTAAATTTTCGGTATTTAAAATAACTCTCTTGTATAAATTTCTATTATAGATTTCATCTAAGTTTTCAACAAAAGAGTTCGTAAAACCATTAAATAAAATTTTTACTAAAAAATCTACATCGTATCTTATATCTCTAGAATGATAACTTATATTTATAAATCTTATAGATCCTAAAATATACATAACTTCAAACTCATTTAATCTTCTTTCGAATATTTCTTCTAATTTTTTTAAATATGCTTTTTTTATATGCTTTTCGTAATCTACAAATTTATATTGTCCCTCTCTAAAAATTTTTATAAGTTTTTTTTCTTCTTGGGTTATTTCAATATTCAGATAAATATAACTTTTTAACTTTTCTTCAATAGTTTCACCTGAAATATTTTCTAATTTCTGTTTAATTCTTTCAGATATCATCTCTAATAAATATTTAAATAATTCCTCTTTATTTTTAAAATACTTGTATATAATTCCATTTGAAACACTAGCATTTTTACTTATTTGAAGTAAAGAAACTTCCCCATAAGGAATCTCATAAAATAAATCAATAGCTGCTTCAATAATTTTTTCTTTTGTACTCAATAATCTTCCTCCAAAATACTCTTTAATTTATCTTTATATTCTACTTCATTCAGAGAAACAATTCAAATAAAAAAAGGGAATTTCTTCCCTAATTCTATAGATCTAATTTAAAATTATCTTGAAATATTTTTTTATCCATGACTTTAAGATTTTCTGATATAATTGGTCTAAATTCCATATTATTAATTATATCTTTTTCTAAATCAATTCCAGGAGCAATCTCAATTAATTCTAATCCATCCTTACTCAATTTAAATACTGCTCTTTCTGTTACATAAAATACAGGTTGATTATTTAAATTAGCTGTTTTAGAACTAAAAGTTATTTGTTCTACAGCTTCTATAAACTTTTTACTTTTTCCTTCATTCAATATATTTATTCCATTTTCTGTAACTTGAACTTTTAGTCCTCCAGCAGTAAATGTTCCACAGAAAATAACTTTTTTT from Cetobacterium somerae ATCC BAA-474 encodes the following:
- a CDS encoding TetR/AcrR family transcriptional regulator; the encoded protein is MSTKEKIIEAAIDLFYEIPYGEVSLLQISKNASVSNGIIYKYFKNKEELFKYLLEMISERIKQKLENISGETIEEKLKSYIYLNIEITQEEKKLIKIFREGQYKFVDYEKHIKKAYLKKLEEIFERRLNEFEVMYILGSIRFINISYHSRDIRYDVDFLVKILFNGFTNSFVENLDEIYNRNLYKRVILNTENLKHKFLEKGEKLFGLEEYHDVKIKDITKKLDYSIGTFYSFFQSKEDFLIEIVEKLKKEILFLIKDNYDNELDINKLHTMYLYIFSEYYKSESYKYKLLRDVEFINFDVYIDYLNKIERLYIDTLEKNGLSISENRIISNILLGVQHYMGIEIFFTKEINDIDKLLKNMSLLFKNGIKKLD